The Anaerolineales bacterium region AACACTGCCACCCACGGAGACGCCCACTTTCACGCCGACTCCTACGCCGCTGCCGTTCGACCCGCGCAGCGAATACGGCAACACGCCTACGCTGTATGACAGTATGGACACTGACCGCAACTGGGCCGATTCCAGCGGCCTACCCAACGACACATTGCTGCGGTTGGCGCTGGGCGGTGGTTACCTGAACGTGACCGGCAAACAGGCCGGCTTTGACACCTGGTGGTTCACGGCGCCTTCGCCCAATGACATGTTCCTGCAAATGACAGTGCGCACCGACAACTGCAGCGGCAAGCAAGCCTATGGCTTCATTGTGCGCGGGCCGCAAAGCACTGGCGCCGGAGCACGCGGCTACATTTTTGCTTTTTCATGTGATGGTCATTACCGCCTGGACCGTCTGGACTCCACGGCGCCGTATAGCAAGACTGAGCTGATCGGCTGGACAGAGAACGACTACATCCGTCGCGGCAGCCAGGAAACCAATACCATTGGTATTCGCCTGATTGGTGATGTGCTCACACTGTATGCAAACCAATTTGAGATCGACGAGATCGAAGACGGCAATTTTGCCGGCGGGCGTTTTGGCCTGTATGTGAATGCAGACTCAACGGCAGGCTACACCTATCGCATCGACGAGCTGTGGTATTGGCGGCTAGACTGATGCATGGCCTTCGGCCATGCAGGAGTTTGCTGCGCGAACTCCGCCTGGCACTTGATGCTTAGTAAGGAGACCCAAAAATCCGGTGCAAATGCACCGGACTTTTTTGTTAGGTTTACTCTTTATACAAGCGCATTTCCAATGCTGGCCTAATACTTCACAGCCAAAGCTAATGTGAGAAAGCAGCGGATTCGGTAACGCGCTCTGCGGGGGAGGCGTTAGCGGGAACAGAGGCCCATTTTCAAATCCTTTGCCTCTGGAGGAAAAAATGGCTGGCAACAAACAGACCAAAGACAAGGATCTGCGAACCGGCAACGGCGAGCAGGCCGACAAGCGAGGTTCTGCGGCGCAGGACCCGCGTGAGCACGACCAGGGTCGTGTGAGCGGCACGCAGGAGCGCGAGTACGATGCGCAGCGCGAACGCCGCCGTGAAGACGAGCAGAACGAGATCAACGAGGAACCGATCTAGCGCTGCTTAGGTGGCAAACGAAACGGCCGGTGCATTGCACCGGCCGTTTTTTGTTTTAGCTCAGCTTCTCGAGCTCATTCACCATATTGGCGACGACATCATAGCCGCCCTGCCAGAAGGCCGGGTCTTTGATGTCTACGCCGGCGTTCTTGAGGATGTTCTCCGGGGAGTCGGAGCCGCCTGCAGAGAGGAGCTGGATGTAGCGCGGTTTGAACGAGTCGCCCTCGGCTTTGTACTGCTGGTAGAGCGAGAAGACGAGCAGCTGGCCGAAGGAGTAGGCGTAGACGTAGAACGGATAGTAGAAGATATGCGGGATGGAGACCCATTCGTACTTGAACTCATCGGCGATGTCCATCGAGTCGCCAAACTGATTGTTTAGATTCGCCATGTAGGCGGCGGAGAGCTCGTCTACGCTGGCGCCCTGGCTGACCATCTCGTGGGCCTGGCGCTCAAAGAGGGCAAAGCCGACCTGGCGCATGATGGTGGCGTAGGCATCATCCACCTGGCCGAAGAGGATGTCTCGGCGGACGGCGGGGTCGGTTTCTTCTTCGAGCAGGCGGTCGATGAGCAGCATCTCACCGAAGGTGGATGCGGTCTCAGCGAGCGGCAGCGAGGAGTGGAAGTTGAAGGCGTTGTGCTTATCGGCCAGGACGGCGTGCACAGCGTGGCCGAATTCGTGGGCCAGGGTGGACACATCGCGGGCGGCGCCGGTGTAGTTGATCAACACATACGGCAGCAGGGCCGGATCAGCGGAAGAGCAGAAGGCGCCGCCGCGCTTGCCCTTGCGGACTTCACTATCCACGTGGCCAGCATCGAAGATGCGGCGGGAAATATCGGCCAGTTGAGGGTCAAAGCTGCCGAAGGATTCGAGGGTGAGGGCGACGGCCTTATCGTAGGAATATTCTTTGGTGGACTTGGCGACGGGGGCATAGATATCGTAACGGCGCAGCTTGTCCATGCCGAGGACTTTGGCCTTCATTTTGAAGAAGCGCTGGAAGATGCGGGTGTTCTCCTCCGAGACGCCGAGCAAGGTGTCGACGACCTCGTCTGAGATGTCGTTGCCGAGGTTGCGAACGGAGATGGCGCTCTCGAACTTGCGCAGGTCGAGGTTCTCGGACTTCCAGTCACGCGTGACGGTCTGGTACATCTGGCCGAGGATGGGGGCATCCTCGCCATAGACGCGGTAGAGCTCCTGGTAGGCGTTGCGGCGATGGTCTGGATTGGGGCTGTAGGCCAGCTTCATCAGCTCGCCGCGAGTGAGCTCTTTGATCTCGCCGTCGACATCTACTTTGAAGACGTAGCGGTCGGTGATGGCGGAGTAGAGGGCCTGCATGGCCTTGGCGCCGGTGACGTCTTTGAGGTTGATGATCTTCTCTTCGGCCTCGGTGAGCGTGTAGGGCTTGAAGTTGCGGATCTGGCGCAGCCAATAGTCGAACTCCGGCCCGGCGGAGGCTTGCAGCTTGGCGGCGAGGTCATCAGAGAGCGCCTTCCACCAGATGCTGAAGAAGAGGGTCTTGTTGCTGAGCTCGGCCATGAGCTGGTCGACGCGGGCCTGAAAGGCCTGGGCTTCCTGGTTCTGGGTGTCTTCGCTGAACCAGAGACCGGCGAACTGATCGATACGAGCGGCGAGGCGGGTGTTTTGCTCCATCTGGGTGACGATGGCTTTGAAGTCGGCGTCACTGATTTTGTCGGTGAGCTTTTCGCGCTGCTTTTCAAAAGCGGCGACATTGCTCTCGAGCTTTTTGATGGCGGCTTTCATCTCGGAGCTGTCGGCCCCGGGGAAGAGGTCTTTGAGGGACCAGCGGCTGAGGGTGTATTCGGTCATGAGGTGTTTTCCTTTTCTTGACTGAATTGTAGCTTGGCTGGGAAATTTAGCCACAGATGAACACAGATGCGTGGCTGCGCCACGCGGCGCAGATAAAACCCTAATTTATTTATCTTTGATTCCTTCACGCAGCAATTGGCGCAGGTCGTCGATGGGGCGGCGGCGGCCGGTGTCTGGGTCGATGTAGTGCCAATGCTGCCAGCCGTTGGCGGGTGCGGCGAGGGCCTCTTTGGCGGCCTGGTGAATAGAGGCGCGGCGGCCGTTGTATCTGAGCGAGCCATCGGCGAGGATGCGGGCGCTCTCGCGGCCCTTTTCGCCGAGGTAGAGGCGCTGGCCGGCTTCGAGCAGGCCGGCTTCGAGCAGGTTGCCGAAGGGAATGCGCGGCTCGCGACGGGGCTCATGCGCCTCGAAGAGCTCGGCTTCGTAGGCGACGGGCTCGATCTGGCCGATGCGGCGGCGGGCTAGACGGACGTAGGCGGGGTCTTGCTCGATGCCGATCCAGTTGCGGTGCAGGCGCTTGGCAACGGCGCCGGTGGTGCCGGAACCGAAGAAGGGGTCAAGAACTACATCGCCGGGGTTGGTACTGGAGAGCAGGACGCGGTAGAGCAATGATTCCGGCTTTTGCGTTGGGTGGGCGCTCTCGCCATCGGCGCGCAGACGCTCGCCCCCGGAGGCGATGGGGAGCAGCCAATCGCTGCGCATCTGCTTGTCTTCGTTGAGCGACTTCATGGCGTGATAGTTGAAAGTGTACGGCGCGCCCTGCTCTTTTTGGGCCCAGAGCAGGGTTTCGTGAGCGTTGGTGAAACGGGTGCCGCGGAAATTGGGCGTGGGGTTGGCTTTGACCCAGACGATGGAGTTGAGCAGCCAGTAGTCAAGATCTTGCAGGATGTTGCCGACGCGATGGATGTTGTGATAGCTGCCGATGACCCAGAGGGTGCCGCTGGGCTTGAGGACGCGGCGGCAGGCGGCGAGCCAGGCACGAGTGAAGTCATCATAGGCGGCGAAATCATCAAAACGGTCCCAGGCTTCCTGGACGCCGCGGACCTTGGTGTTGTTGGGGCGGCGCAGCTCGCCGCCGAGCTGGAGGTTGTAGGGGGGATCGGCAAAGACGAGGTCGATGGAGTTGGCGGGGAGTTTGGCCAGCTCGGCCAGGCAGTCGCCGTGGAGGACGGAGTTGAGGGGCAGGGATGTGGCGCGGGGCATGAGTGCGTGGTCTCCGGCGCTTATTATGGATAAGGGGCAGGAATTGTGCGTCGGAAGCGGTGCGGGAGTTTTTGCGCCGTACGCGAAGCGGAGATGCTGCGCTGAGGGGCAAATGTAGATCAGCGGGCAAGGGCGAAAGGCGGAACAATGAGGTATTTGCATTCGCGAATCTCTTGCAGGGGCTCTGCCCCTGCGACCCCGTTGGGGGAACCTACGCTGCGCTTTGAGTTGGTTCCCCCCGAGCCCCCTCCGCAGACGCTCGTGTGAGTTGTGCATTCTGTCGCGGTTCCTCTGCGACCCGCGCCGAGGAATTGGTCTAAGGAAAGTTTTTTGTGAGCTAGGATCACACAACTTGCAAAAAGATGTTGCTCGTTAAGTCGGTGAGGGTATAGGGTGCAACTGAAAAGATATCTGGACATGGTGAGAGTTGGCTTAGGCATGGTTGACAGCCTCGTGGCCGAGCGGGGTGAGGGCGTAAAGGGCGGGCGTGCCGTGGCCGCCGGGATTGGTGCGAGTGATGTAGCCGGCTGAGGCAAGCTCGTACACAAGGGTGCGGGCGCGGGAAGCGCCGGGCTGGGAAATGAGTTGTGGAGTGGCGGCTTCGCCAAGTTCGGCGAGGGTGAGGAGGAGGCTGCGGGCGGAGCGGCTGAGCCTGGCCGGCGCGGTTTGGCGATCGGCGAGGGATAGAGTAAATGTGTCTGGCGAGAAGTGGGTCTGGGCGGTGAGGGAGAGCGGCTCGACATCGCGGGCTTTGATGGTGGAGAGTTGAATGCAAGAGTCTTGCGGCGGGGATTGGGCCAGGAGCATGTGATCTACGCCAGAGGAAAGGGCGGAGGAGCCGCGGAAGACGCCTTGCTTATTGGTGTGGTGAATGACCAGCACAGCGACATCCGCCTGAAGGCTGAGGCGGCGCAGGTTGGCAAGAACGGGCTGGACGGAGAGGACATTGTTCTCATCTGTGCCGGGCATGATGTTGTTGAGGCAATCGATGACGATGAGGCCGGCGTTGAGGGAGTGAGCGCGCTGGACGAGGGGGACGACGACGTTGTCTTCAGCAAAGTTGTGGAAGGCAGGCGGGATGAAATGGAGCGGGGCTGTGCGGGGCGCGTTGAAGCCGCGCATGACAAGGGCGAGGCGAGACCAGGTGCGCTGCAAGCCGCCCTCTTCATCGACAATTAAGACTGGAGCAGGTTGCGTGGAGCGGCCGAGCCAGGGCTGGCCAGTGGCGACGCTGACGGCGAGATGGAGGGCGAGCCAGGTCTTTTTGGCGCCGGGCGCGCCGACAAGCAGGTTGAGGCTAGGACGGGCGATGACGCCTTGGACAAGGGCTGGCTGTGCTGGAGGCGGAGTTTCAAGAGCTTCCCAGGCGGAATAGACGCGCAGCTGGCCGATGTAGTCGTAGGCGAGATCGTCGGCAGCCTGTTGGACCTCAAGCTCCATGTGGGCGGCGTCAGGCCGCTCGGCGATGGAATCAAGGAAGGCCCGCTGGCGCTGGGCGTAGGTGCTGGCGGTGAGGCTGCGAACGGCGTTGTAGGCGGCCTGCCATTCCGGCGGCAAGGCTTCAGGCAACTGGGCGGCGAGGCCGTGGTGGATGAGGCGGGCGAGGATGTGAGCAGGCTCTGGCGCGGTGCTGGAGCCGGAGTCGGTGACAGCGTGCATGGAACCCCCAAGGCTGGACTGCGAAATGTTGCAAGTGGGGGGAATGTAGCAGGGATTAGCGGGGGCGAGAGGGATTGGGGCGCGGTGTCAAGGAGGAGGTTCAGCGAAAATAACGCTCAACCAGACTAGTCAATCGCCTTTAGGATGTTACTTTCTTGGGAGGTGTTTCTAGATATTTCCTTTATCATCCTTCATTTCCTTGCTAATAAAATCGCCATTCAAAAATTTAGGCAAGGTCTCAGCACAATCACCATAAACTGAAAGTACTCGTCTTTTATCAAAATTTTGGATTCTCAATTCAAACTGTTTGGTCACTTTCTCCACAACAGAAACATCTGGGTCAAAGATAATCATTCGAGATTTCTCGTTTGTTGATAACCACTTGCTAAGCATTCTTGAAATATATAGGTCTGCATCAGAAAAGGAGAAGCCCACGACAGCCACAATGCTGGCTTCACTGAGGGCGTCCTCGGCTCGCTCTAAGAGTGAATTTAATGAAGGAAAAATGTCAAACTTCATTGCCAGTGGAGGCACGAGCAACCCTCTTCGTTGTCC contains the following coding sequences:
- a CDS encoding M3 family oligoendopeptidase, whose product is MTEYTLSRWSLKDLFPGADSSEMKAAIKKLESNVAAFEKQREKLTDKISDADFKAIVTQMEQNTRLAARIDQFAGLWFSEDTQNQEAQAFQARVDQLMAELSNKTLFFSIWWKALSDDLAAKLQASAGPEFDYWLRQIRNFKPYTLTEAEEKIINLKDVTGAKAMQALYSAITDRYVFKVDVDGEIKELTRGELMKLAYSPNPDHRRNAYQELYRVYGEDAPILGQMYQTVTRDWKSENLDLRKFESAISVRNLGNDISDEVVDTLLGVSEENTRIFQRFFKMKAKVLGMDKLRRYDIYAPVAKSTKEYSYDKAVALTLESFGSFDPQLADISRRIFDAGHVDSEVRKGKRGGAFCSSADPALLPYVLINYTGAARDVSTLAHEFGHAVHAVLADKHNAFNFHSSLPLAETASTFGEMLLIDRLLEEETDPAVRRDILFGQVDDAYATIMRQVGFALFERQAHEMVSQGASVDELSAAYMANLNNQFGDSMDIADEFKYEWVSIPHIFYYPFYVYAYSFGQLLVFSLYQQYKAEGDSFKPRYIQLLSAGGSDSPENILKNAGVDIKDPAFWQGGYDVVANMVNELEKLS
- a CDS encoding site-specific DNA-methyltransferase, with translation MPRATSLPLNSVLHGDCLAELAKLPANSIDLVFADPPYNLQLGGELRRPNNTKVRGVQEAWDRFDDFAAYDDFTRAWLAACRRVLKPSGTLWVIGSYHNIHRVGNILQDLDYWLLNSIVWVKANPTPNFRGTRFTNAHETLLWAQKEQGAPYTFNYHAMKSLNEDKQMRSDWLLPIASGGERLRADGESAHPTQKPESLLYRVLLSSTNPGDVVLDPFFGSGTTGAVAKRLHRNWIGIEQDPAYVRLARRRIGQIEPVAYEAELFEAHEPRREPRIPFGNLLEAGLLEAGQRLYLGEKGRESARILADGSLRYNGRRASIHQAAKEALAAPANGWQHWHYIDPDTGRRRPIDDLRQLLREGIKDK
- a CDS encoding AAA family ATPase gives rise to the protein MHAVTDSGSSTAPEPAHILARLIHHGLAAQLPEALPPEWQAAYNAVRSLTASTYAQRQRAFLDSIAERPDAAHMELEVQQAADDLAYDYIGQLRVYSAWEALETPPPAQPALVQGVIARPSLNLLVGAPGAKKTWLALHLAVSVATGQPWLGRSTQPAPVLIVDEEGGLQRTWSRLALVMRGFNAPRTAPLHFIPPAFHNFAEDNVVVPLVQRAHSLNAGLIVIDCLNNIMPGTDENNVLSVQPVLANLRRLSLQADVAVLVIHHTNKQGVFRGSSALSSGVDHMLLAQSPPQDSCIQLSTIKARDVEPLSLTAQTHFSPDTFTLSLADRQTAPARLSRSARSLLLTLAELGEAATPQLISQPGASRARTLVYELASAGYITRTNPGGHGTPALYALTPLGHEAVNHA